A stretch of the Chiloscyllium plagiosum isolate BGI_BamShark_2017 chromosome 25, ASM401019v2, whole genome shotgun sequence genome encodes the following:
- the tmem119b gene encoding transmembrane protein 119b, producing MAIPLAFWLLALTTIRPSTTFPSTHSSAPISTASAESSGGSESDMSSTEITFLTGKVSTSTNSADPVSVNEAISATAKPTAIGAAIMVFINQYMSLIIIGGVLLILLVVIVCAIVLVRQNYKASAYYPSSYPKKKYVNEQDKRGSTKSFDEIPEKVNDEPREDSKQLETDILTVTHNLKKKTPTKGETDTAKGEASHTSEKDGASTTLQEAAGVDNTLNIIENKEDSKEDGNKEEQKGESKKSDDEHGKGTEQELENGEGPSTNSNQLSADDMGSSPKFTLDQTADTVEMKGMGNVNPDSQEPKLAQQGLNEKASVAEPSADNTGDLENVPLISNCNGAPNDSRAF from the coding sequence ATGGCCATTCCATTGGCATTTTGGCTACTTGCCCTCACAACAATACGTCCAAGTACAACATTTCCCAGCACTCATTCATCTGCACCCATATCAACAGCCTCAGCAGAATCATCTGGAGGTTCAGAATCTGACATGTCTTCTACTGAAATCACGTTTTTGACTGGGAAGGTATCAACATCTACCAACAGTGCTGACCCCGTTTCTGTAAATGAGGCTATTAGTGCCACTGCAAAACCCACAGCcattggtgctgctattatggTATTCATTAACCAATACATGAGTTTAATCATCATTGGTGGGGTTCTTCTAATCTTACTGGTTGTCATAGTGTGTGCTATAGTGCTGGTGAGGCAAAACTACAAGGCTTCAGCCTATTACCCATCTTCCTACCCAAAGAAAAAGTATGTGAATGAGCAAGATAAACGGGGTTCGACCAAGTCATTTGATGAGATTCCCGAGAAGGTCAATGATGAGCCCAGGGAAGATTCTAAGCAACTGGAAACAGACATACTTACCGTGACCCACAACCTCAAAAAGAAGACGCCAACCAAAGGAGAGACTGATACCGCAAAGGGAGAGGCTTCCCACACCTCAGAAAAGGACGGAGCGAGCACCACATTACAAGAAGCAGCAGGAGTAGACAACACATTGAACATAATAGAAAACAAGGAAGACAGCAAAGAGGATGGAAATAAAGAAGAACAaaagggagaaagcaagaaaagTGATGATGAGCATGGGAAGGGGACAGAGCAGGAACTGGAAAATGGAGAAGGTCCAAGTACCAACTCCAATCAACTATCTGCTGATGATATGGGCAGTAGTCCCAAGTTCACTTTGGACCAGACAGCAGACACAGTCGAGATGAAAGGTATGGGTAATGTCAATCCAGACAGCCAGGAGCCAAAGTTAGCACAGCAGGGGTTGAATGAAAAAGCCAGTGTTGCTGAACCCAGTGCAGACAACACTGGTGATCTGGAGAATGTGCCATTGATCTCAAATTGTAATGGTGCACCAAATGACAGCAGAGCTTTTTAA